A region of the Melanotaenia boesemani isolate fMelBoe1 chromosome 6, fMelBoe1.pri, whole genome shotgun sequence genome:
CTTCTAatctggttttaatttgactgTAACACAGGCTAAATTTAAATTcgtccatttctttctttttctcctttatgTCCTCTGTGCTGACTGGTCCTGCAGCGCCCCCTGTGGCCGGGTGGATGCGGTGTTTTCAGGCTCAGATCTCACAGCAACACGCAGGTGTCCTTGTCCTGTTTAACTTTGATGGACTGCTCGATGGCCTGGTATTTAATGAACATCCAGAAGTTCTCGAAGGAGATGTTCTGACCGTTCTTCACACCCATCTCCTGCAGGAGCTGACGCAGACTTTCCTCATCCTCCACCCTCTGCAGACAAGAAGTCAGAAAGTCAGTCAGCACagctggaaacagaaaaacactcaGCGGACGGGGATGTTAGCAGGAAGAGTCTCAACCGCTCAGAGCAGGAAGACCTGAGAGGAGGAACTCTCATCATACCTGCTGGCAGGAAGTTTTATTTCAtctccagatgtttgatggttcagcagcgccccctgctggtagGAAGATGAACTGCTGCTTCTCTtttctcattaataaaaacagtaaacattCGTTTCTGTTCAGAtggttttttatgtattttgaaatatttatttttatccattcttttgttattaaaaactttttcccatttttaagTGAATtaactgttttcctttttattttattcataaaaatcaatgcaaatattagaaataaagcaAAACGAGTAAAATAAGGAGATAAAATGACTTGATACCCTTTTTGGAGCAAATGTTATCCAAACTAAATGAATGAAACTACAATAAATTAGTGCATTAAAATCCTTCaggaaatttatttaaagaacaaatttctgtaaaacaaaacagaaaaaaggtaagttattggtttttaattattttaatgaggATCTTCATCAGGGGTTTCAAACATATGGCCCGGAGGCTAAAACAGGCCCACCAGAGGGTTCACGTTGGCCCACAGGATGAAACGAGTTTTAGTTAGAGGAAGTTAGTCTCCGAGTCAGGAGGAGACCTGGTTCCATCGTTTCTGACTCCACAGAcgtgacttcagtttgtatgatgaggtgagtcagttcaggtgtcaggattactacacacatgtggaaatgtacacgtatgtacatttaaaataacttgtagATTTGGAAAACTTCCTCTGATTATAACGatgaaatactggatttttccCTTCCAGATACCTGGAATTAAATGTTCCTGGTTTTATAGATCTATGCTGGTCTGGAAGCTGGAAATGAGaatatgtcaaataaataaaatatctaaataaaaatttaaaagtcaACAGAAATAGAAGtagataataaaatatattgtttaaaagttaaacacaaAAATGGCGCATTTTAAGTTAATAAATTGTATGTGAGAAATtatcagttttataaataacatTGAATTCATAAAGAACTATAACATTTTTATCTACATAAAtcctgtctatctatctatctatctatctatctatctgtctgtctgtctgtctgtctgtctatctatctatttatctatctgtctgtctgtctgtctatctaattggtaaaataaatacagtaaaaatataaaatatgaataaagtaatcgcgctgaaatgttttctccataaatttcagttttttcagtttcagtttttggACTGAAGAAGTTTGAAATGAGAAGTGTGATGTGATTGGAGGATTGGCTGTGACGTCATCAGTACCTTGGCACCTTCAGGGATCTGTTTGGAGACCAAAGTCTTGAACTGGGCGATGCTCATGGAGGGTCTGTTGTTGGCGGCTTTGTGAAACCCTCTGACCAGCGTGATGATGGCGCGCGCCAGAGCCGTGTCCTGAAACACAACAACAGCTGTGGTTATCAATAATCAATCATCAATAATCAGGATCGGAGGGCCACTGAGGGGCTTCATCTGAACTGCGCGTGTCAGACAGGATCCGCCTCCTCTCAtaactttacttttatttgtttgttttttctattacGATGTAAGAAAAGAACAGAATTCAATATAAACTTTGAATAAACTGTTCACTATATCACTATAAACTGATTTACAGCTGTTCCTGTTTTCAGAGAATTGGAAATTTAGTTTGATCTTCATGATAAATTAGcataatcatttatttacagAGTTAATTCTGCTGAATGTCTTCACGTTAAGAAGTTGAGAAGTTTAGGCtcattaaaaaaactttaagtttctttatttgtgtaaaaatgGCCTGAAAACGACATAATAATAAATCAGCTGATTGCCTCACATTTGAGCTAAAACACGAACGCTGGATGAATAAAACCGTTTTAACGGCCTTCTTTTGTTCTCTTCTTCCTCTATCAGGAATGTGAGATCTGGAAGTTTTCAACATCATGACGCATCGTTTCTGATCAGATCGCTCTCATTAATACACCGTCAGTCTGATCGATCAGCTGGTCGATCAGCTGATCGATCAGCTGGTCTTACCTCGGTCGCCATCTGTGCAGGTTGGGTCACTGAAAGAAATCCACAAAAATCCGCGAAAAACCGGGAAAATGCGAGCGGAGAGATTTCACACTTGTTCCGGCTCGGAGTCCCTGAATCCTCCCACGcacacgcgcgcgcacacacacacacacacaagctgatACACGCCCGTCTTCTTCCCAGCTTTCTGTTAGGTTTCTGTTGAAGACACACGCTTCTCGGATCTGTTTGGAGTTTCTGTTTCATCGGAAAgtttctactttttattttctgcttcagCTTTAAATGACAGAACCTGCGGTGAAGCAGCTTGTTCCCGTTtccatcactttcagatcctgttcctctgctgtagatagtttttagtcctgactcttcttcttttgtcctccatctGTATCTTAAGTATCTTATTCgcaacatttcattcattagaaTGACCTAAAAACACAGATTAGGACTAACTTCatgcagctgtaagcagacgGCTGTTTGCCTTATAATCCAGGCATGGACAGACTTCTAGGCTTCTCAGCATTGTGTAAGACACACTCAGGTTCTTACCATATAAGGTTTTTGTCTTAGAGACTGGACTTACACACGAACATACTATATCCATGACTCAGGAATGTGTTTGTCTAAAATAGTATAAAAACCACAACCCACATCTGGTCTGGTTGTTTTTCTACGAGGCTTCAGAGACCTCAGAGATGCATTTCTGTTTacgatgtcactttttgtaataaaccatcatcatgtttacataaagctgatgtctggagcttttcttttacctgaaagtatttttgtctCATCATAAGCTTTAAGTAATTTACTACAAAATAATATGATCCAGAGGAGAAGATCTTCATATAATGAAGTCACCATATCACAGAAACGGCTATGAAGACACCAAAGGGGAAACAGTACGGCAACGAGGAGAGAGGAGAAGTTATCAACCAGACGATGGTTTCACAAAACTATAGAATGTTATCGAGGAcaataaactacaaaatgccacCACAGAAtatttctccacaacacctgcttccacaaaataaaccccaCAGTGGCATGAAGAGTCAGAAAATACTCTACAACAAAACTCCAtgtttccagctaacagctgtttgggaatTCCCTTGGTGCTGCTGAagtcctgttttctgtcagacggtctgatctttgctggttttacacatgaaactaaagaaatgggaacaaatgaagCGTCTTTGTGACAAAGAGCATAAAGATCCAGTTGAAACCGGTTCTTTGCTGTTATGTGTCACCACAGGAGCCTTTTACCCTGAAGGACTCAGAGTTAAGTTCCTCTGGAACTGGTTGggtaccaggactggactggaacttaggaaaaggcagaaaatgtccaaagaaaaccTCTGAATGACCTTCAGAAAGAGAATAAGTCTGGAAGAATAACACAAATCTGAGCTGAAGACATGAAGACTGGACCATCACTGTAACCgacagcaacaaaaataatttcagacATCATGTCATGTCGTGTAAACTGATGTTAACactaatatccaaccagccaatcacacggcagcatgtagtcatggagACGCGATGAAGACGAAttgctgaagttcaagctgagcatcagaatgaggaagaaagaggatttaagagactctgaatggttgctggtctgagtatttactgggatttccacccacaaccatctccagggtttccagagatggtctgaagaagagaaaacatccagagcagcagttgtctggaccaggatgcagcagaagacacaccgggttcctcctgccagctaagaacaggaaactgaggctacaattcacacacactcaccaacactggacaatagaagatggagaaacgttgctggtctgatgagtctccatttcagctccacattcagaccTTGAGTAAAATAGAAACTAAATGAAGAGCATCTGGTAGCCGGAAAGAGATGATGCACCGTATGGATGGAAGTGCAGCTTCTAAGTggtgtttctattttattttgggCTTTTATAATGTGCTGCATTATGATGTGAACGTCTAACTGCATGATTCACTTGTCTGTACAGGAACCATGTTGCTCCtgtttattcatccatccatcttctacttagtccagttcagggtcagagggaagctggagcctttcccagcaGTTCGCCTGtttagtaaaattaaaatattaataatacattttatttgtatagcacattttaaaatctaacGACAtctcaaagaaaataaacaaggtAAAGAGCAACAGTTACAACATAATTGTTCTgaaataacaatattaaatgtTGTAATTAATGTACAGTTAGGAACACAAGAGCCAAAAAGTTCACTATTAGTCAGCAGCACAGAACAAGCTGCAGGGGAGTCTGACATCCTGGTTGATTCAGGTACAGCCGAGGCCTCAGGgtcaatgataataataattaataaagacGTAATACAAGAACAGTGACAGTCAGCTGCCACAAACATTCTACCTGATCAGTTACAGATCATCAGAGGAAGGCTGTGATTGAATAAAAGGATTTTTGTTTGCTGTGCAGATGACATGATTTTCTAAAATGTGTAATAGTAGCCTATATCATCTTCATTaaacaaagtagaaaaaaacagaatcacCATTTGCACTCTGGAGCCTCTAAGTTATTTCTTAGAATAAATAAGATAATCTTGTCCAATAgtgataaattaataatataatttcatCGATTAAATTTATAGTAAAAAAGATCTCATAATTAAAATGAGTAAATCAATatcaaaaaatcaaaataaaacaaataactataaacatgtaaatctaTAGAAATAACTGATTAAAagattattcatattttaatttaagaaaagtcatttaaaatttttagacagagacagacagatagatagatagatagatagatagatagatagatagatagatagatagatagatagaattaGTATCTTCTGATTGGTTAAGAACGGGATTGAATTTGTGCACAGCTGgatagagaaaaaaagaaaaaagctggaTGAAGGCTGGACAAGtctaaaaaatgaaataatagtaaatgaataaaaaatgaaaactccaCCAGTCTGCGGTTAGAGACGTGACGGTTGCTTGGCAACGGAATCTTCTGCCCGTCCGCCCGCTGCCCTCCATGACGGCTTCTTCTCCAGGTTACATAAACGTTTCTGTTGGAGTGAAAGCGTATCTGAATAATGAGGGCTGGTAGAAAGGAAAGACAAATTGTAAATGACATCACTGTCCAGGTGGAGAGAGACGGAGACACGCAAACTTTCAGAGGAGTCCCGCACAGGTAAGAAATATTAGCAGCTTTTAGCTAGCAGGCGGTGCTATCTGTTAGCTTTAAGCTAACAATTAGCCAAAGCTAATAAGAAAATAAACGTTAGTGCAACGCTAACCGTTAGTGTTACATAAGGGTGATTTTTTGTGACTGTattctcatttatttgtttatttaaacaatatgagaacaataaattataattaaaaacaatacaatacaataatacACTGTACATACACGACAACCCACTGCTCcgtatattttaaaatacaacagATTAATTATTGAAATGCTTCTGGTTTTGTGATACTTTTAgcagaattttgtttttaatactttCTAGTTTCtgtatagttttatttaatcccCATTTCTGCCCTTTTTATTCTACACTGAATGGGAAATATTCAGTTTATAATTTTACAATTTGAGCAGCTAAAAGAAGGTCAAGTTTATgtataaaagcacatttaaaacacattgTCAGATGACCAAAATGCTgtacaaaaccaaacaaatcaaaacacaataaaGATTAATGTTTCCTTAGAGCCACAGAAGCACAGTGGGGGGTTAAGATGTTGGAGATTTTTGATCCGGTGACATTTGTTGCTGACTGATCTGATTCCTTCAGGAGGGATCTGTAGTTTCAATGTTTCGCCTCCAGGTGGCGCCACTGCAGCTTTAACTTCTGAGTTTCTGTCTCCACCTTTCTGtcctcaggtcagctgatcgCAGTCACCTCAGCAGAGCGAGGAAGGTGAGGGCTCACCTGGTGGAGGCAGGGTGGAGCCTGGTGGCGTTTGTGTCTGGGCTGGTGTTGGCGTCTCTGTATGGGCTCATCGCTCTCCTCCTGCAGAACCAGCCGATATGGCTCTGTGTTTACACCACTGTGGTCCTGGCCGGCCTGGTGGGGTTCGGCATGGGCCTGTCAGCTGGTGTTCGGGTCAGCGTCTTGGTGATGCTGCCCTCCATGTGCTCAGGTCAGATATTTACAAGCTTCTATCAGGTTTCAGGTTTATTTGCTCTTGTTGGGTTTTGGGCTttattataaatacaaaaaggtACGCGCATAACAATATTCATTCAATATTCAATGTAAAAAGTTCATGTTGTACTGATATAACATGAATGTAtgttaaataaatctgattctgccATATCTGACAGGCGGTGTTGAGGTTTGGGGGAAATTTGTAAAACTTACACAATCtccattttacttttacaaaaaagagcTTTAACAATCATCAGTAGAAGTAATTACAGATATCCATCAAACCCATTATTAATCCAGTAAAGGTTTAAAGTTTCGTGTGGAAATGGATTGCTAAGCACATAAGAACACGTTACCATCACATATCAAAGAGGgatgacatcacttcctctATGAAAAACCCACCTGATGGCTGAAGTTCTCTATCAGATGTTCCCTCTCCATTTAGAAGCTTTGAATTCATTCTGCtgacttgttttaaataaatccagattttttatctttctttttatttatatttgattttatcacatttttaaatttgagtcacgagctgtgggtaatgaccaaaagaacaagatcacaaatacaagcggccgaaatgagttttgtccgcagggtggccgggctctcccttagagataggatgagaagctcggtgatccaggaggggctcagagtagaaccgctgctcctccacatcaagaggagccagatgaggtggctcgggcatctggttaggatgcttcctggacgcctccttggtgaggtgttccgggcacgtcccaacggaaagaggccccggggcggacccaggacacgctggacggactgcatctctcggctggcctgggaacgcctcgggatccctccagatgagctggtaaatgtggccggggagagggaagtctgggtttccctgcttaggcagctgcccccgcgacccgactccggataagcagcagaagatggatggatggattaatttGAGATTTTCAGGAAATAATTTAACTGCTGATGTGTTTGCTGCTGAAaagcaaaacatgttttaaaaccaaagttactgaacttttgtttatataaaaatgatttcatATAAAAGTTTGCAGTTCATTACTTTTTACTTGTCATTAAGAATAAACTAGAGTCAGAATTCCCAGTTAATTCCCAAATACTTCCCAAACCCAGACACACGTGCTAAATGGAGGTTGGGCATCCAAACGAAGAGGATGAAATCTTCATCATGGGTCTCCATCTCTTCTTCTGTGTCTCAGCTCATGGCAGgaacttcctcctcctcctgtttgTGTCCGTGCTGCTGTCGGGTCCAATAAACAACACGCTGGAAAACACAAAGCGAGCTGCTTCCAGCCTGCTGTGTGGAGCCGAGCTGGCAGCCAATCAGACGCAGGAGCTGATGCAGAAAGCAGCCACGCCCCTTTTCTGTAAGACACGCCCACTTTTCATTCACCCCAAAAAACATTGATAGTGCTGGAAATGATCGAAGAACCGCAGctactgcaacagttttacctCAGAGAAGCCAGAACACCTCCCTCCTTGTTTAGAAGGAGGACTTTTAATTCTATAgtaaaaatttagatttttctcttaaattcctccaatttacagaagtaaaaaAGGACGTTTGGTTGTTGTTTGCAGCTGTGTTGGACAAAGTCAGACAGATCAGCAGTAATGCCTACGCTGTGGCAGGAAGAGTCCAGAACTTCATCAACGCTCTGGCAGACAGCGTCCGCCATGTTGGTGAGACACTTGTCCTCAGTGgggtttcttgtttttctgtaaaaactgTGTAATAAtaccttttatttactttctttttaactgttgtgtttttaacccCTGTACAGCTGCACAGGGTCATTTCTGTAAACTACGTGTAGATATGTGCATAAACACAAATGAAATGTGCTCTTTAATTTGACCTTTACCCTGCAGCTCGAACTCTGAGGAACGTCCTCCACTTCCtggtggacatcggggacatcTGTAATGAAAAGCTCGGCGCTCCGTACAGGAAGTGTCGGGACGTGTTCGCCGAAGCTCGAAGCGACTGCTCTGACCTGCTGGGGGAATTCAACTTCCTGTGTGACATCATTGACGGCTTCCTGCCACTCTGTAACCTCGCTCGCGGTGCGTTCATGCACCTCGTAGCAATGTTAGCTCCAAGATTCAGACTTTGCAAAAGCACCATGTTTGTTACAGAGGACGGTGGATGATTTCAGCCTCAGATATTCACTCACGTCTGATTTATAAAGTCAAAACtttctcaactttttaaaatcatgtgaAGTTTACCTGTTAACTCAGGAGGCCACTTTGTGTCTTTCTTTCAGCCGGCGAGCTCTTCTGTGTCATCCCCTCTTACGTTGCCGCCCATTTAAAACAACGCCTGGCAGATCGTGAGTTCATTTTTCGACGCTTACTTCCAGCGATTCCTCTGCTGCCGACTCGTCTCTCAgactctccagctcctcctcttccagcCACCGTCGCAGCCTTTGGGAAAATGATGGCTGAGTTCGACTTCAACATCTCGGCCTCTGTGAAGCTGGACCTGGACGCCAACAGCAGCCGGTCTCTGCAGCAGGTCTCCCAGGACATCATGCGTGAGATTTCATCGGACCTGCAGTTGTTTCAGAGACTGAGCGAGCCGCTGACGTACGTCTGCCTCGTCCTGCTCGCCGTCACCTTTCTGAGGTCAGACACTCAACCCAGCTTCCTGTCTCTTAgataaatgtctgttttgttgagtgtgtgttggtgtgtgttggtgtgtgtagGGCCGTCTGTTACCGCCGCCGGTATCTCTCTGAACTGGACTTCGATAACGTGTACATCAATGCTCAGTTCAAAGAGCTCGACCAACAGCTGACTTCAGGGGGCGGGGCTTCGGTCCTCCCACTCACACGCAGGGAGGCCAAGATCTACGTCACCCCATGTCAGTGCATCTACGATGATAAAGTTCAAGTAACCACAGTAACCAGAGCAGTAACCATAGcaactaaaaacaaagtaatCTGTCTCTGTAGGTTCGTTTCAGCTGTCGAGCAGAGAGCGCCACGGTGTGCTGGTGGGCGTGACCTCCGTTTTCAGACACCTGCTGATTGGCAGCCTTCTGGTGGCGCTGGACTTCCTGGTGTTCtggattctggatcaggttcACCACCAGGTGAAGGGGGACGTGGTCGCCAGAGGTGAGACATTTTGGGATTAGCTCCGCATGGTCGGCCAGAGCGGTAACCATGGTGACACTCGGTTCTGTTTTGTCAGCTCCGGTCTCAGTGGTGGTCCAGGTGGAAGGGACCGGTTACGCCTCGGACATCTACAGAGACCTGGTGGCCTCGTTCAACATCCTGCAGGGAGGAAACATCACTGTGATCAGCAGGAAGTGTCTGATGGAGCCGTCGGAGCCCAACTACGTCACATGTTTCATCCTCGGTACgacatcaccatggaaacgtTCCATCGTAGCCTAATTTAGCTGTTAGGATTCTTTTTATGTTGGTTagcaaatttttttatttaaccctaAGAGGAAAAAAGATGGTTTTCTCAATTTGAAATTGATGATTTCTGTGAATTTTTGAGCCCAGTATGTTAACAGAGTTGGTTAAAGTGAAACCAGTAATTATCAGATCCTACAGGTTAGATTAAATTTACAAACCAATTCACTGTCATCCAGTCAGTATTTATACAAGCCAGGTCATGATAAACAAAagcctagttaaggaaaccAGCAGATTGCATCGAACCTTCCTACCGGAACCGACTCTTCTCGTTCTCTACAAACAAACGACACATCGGTATAAAAAGGTCCAGACGACTCTTCTGTCTGCATCTTTAAATGAAACGTCGAAGGCCTTTTGTCAGACTGGTTTCTGTTTGCCTTCAGGCAGCAAACCGGCTCTGAACTCACACATgactgtaaataaagttttaattgaTGGCTGAGAGAAGATGACAGAGCGTTTCTGGGGAATGTGCCAAACACGTTGTAATCCACCTGAAGCCTCCTCAGAGACCAACAATCAGAGCTGTTACAGCTGGTTTTCCTCACAGCAACGCAAACTGTTCAGTCTACAGAAAGCAGCTTACAGGAAGGCCACATTTAATACTCCAGAagatttatattaaaatcaaatgactaaaactggacagaaaaatacaacagaCATGAGCAGATGTTTCCAAacattctttctgtttttcatgcagTCTGGGAAAAATCAGGATCTTTCTGCAAAAGAGACAAATAGTGAAATTCCCTGTGAgaggaatgaaaacattttaccaaAACTTAAGGGAGTGAACACGCAGATGAAGGAAATATGTCAGGAAAATGTGTCGTATTCAGAGATCAGCTGTTAAAAAGCCTCTGATGAGCTTCATCTGCTTGATTTGGGGATTTGATCTCATTTTAAtagtttatatttgtgttttttaaactgtgctgctgctgtcgtCTTGGCCTggacatcattttgtttttatctcagtGGAgcatttcctggttaaataaaggttaaatgagggataaaataaattattcatttaaataaacccACCAAAACAGGAATTATTTcctacataataaatatcaggCAAAGGGTCTTGTGGTGATTTGGGTCTAACAGCCAAAacttcatttttaatttcactAAACGTTCCAGTTTAAAACCCTTCACTGTGTAATGTCAGCGtttcatttggaagaaaagttgtaaaattgaacatttttactTGATTCCACCAAATTCAGCTTGTTTCCTGTTGTAGGAAATTCCTGTTTTTTCCAGTTATGGAGCCATGGGACCACCAGGCGAAGTTaagactttttttgtgtgtgtattcatgtgTAATATGATTTCTAAATCAACATCtaatcaacattttaataattataaattatgTCACTCAAACACATAAGTTTTGGCACctgtaatatttattatatagaaaataattcatgttttgaTGGTGAGGACCATTAAAGAGGCAACGAGTGGAAATCCATCATTTCCAGGTTAAAGGAGTTAAAAATGtgtatgtgaagaactagaggtgtgATATCATCTACGGTGCAGCCTGACACACACCGTCTGTCTGTGCTGATCAACCGTCTGATTCAGAGCtgttagagatgtgacgttcatgaacgaatcgattcttttgaacgactcttttaaatgaacaatgggaaccgattcacagctgtgagccgttcatttgtgagccattctttttatatacaaatttttgacactgccttcatcaaatcaaatcaaatctaactttataaagcgcttttcatgccataggcaacacaaagttctttacatgattaaaagcataagaataaaaacaatgaaatctttcacacagtcacacgcacacacatatatacacacacaccaagcccaatcccccccttccagctaaaaatgactgaatgaataagtaaatgagtaaataagtaaataagaagtagtacagttgagtaaaatgaaaataaaatgaataacgTGTGACATAGAAGTCTGATATCCaactccattcatgtgaagcatctatgggcagagagttttgtttggaaacaaatactgtgagttctatccaaaacatttactggaATTTGcgctgactgctcaggtttatccttttttatctgtatttttcctacaattttttaatcttgtatagtagattttatatatgtacataatttgattgtcattctta
Encoded here:
- the dcst2 gene encoding DC-STAMP domain-containing protein 2 isoform X2; the protein is MRAGRKERQIVNDITVQVERDGDTQTFRGVPHRSADRSHLSRARKVRAHLVEAGWSLVAFVSGLVLASLYGLIALLLQNQPIWLCVYTTVVLAGLVGFGMGLSAGVRVSVLVMLPSMCSAHGRNFLLLLFVSVLLSGPINNTLENTKRAASSLLCGAELAANQTQELMQKAATPLFSVLDKVRQISSNAYAVAGRVQNFINALADSVRHVARTLRNVLHFLVDIGDICNEKLGAPYRKCRDVFAEARSDCSDLLGEFNFLCDIIDGFLPLCNLARAGELFCVIPSYVAAHLKQRLADPTVAAFGKMMAEFDFNISASVKLDLDANSSRSLQQVSQDIMREISSDLQLFQRLSEPLTYVCLVLLAVTFLRAVCYRRRYLSELDFDNVYINAQFKELDQQLTSGGGASVLPLTRREAKIYVTPCSFQLSSRERHGVLVGVTSVFRHLLIGSLLVALDFLVFWILDQVHHQVKGDVVARAPVSVVVQVEGTGYASDIYRDLVASFNILQGGNITVISRKCLMEPSEPNYVTCFILGFLLGLALLVSLTGGLMKRCRRLICASYHPERELERIHFLHQQILDQRRAVGRALRRSAARNQADQEEGGGRSCLQTLLMWLPGGAHLSHLLPPTVPCLACGEVLRPKDEETVTCDVPRCSGVYCRSCFHSLGNTCVVCMRPLTFQEDSEEELDSSDDEPLSLWSAALNSTRIIDCCARRLMKRRISTATRCRPKGRPNGDEDQSDSSVHSDSELRLWSVKQT
- the dcst2 gene encoding DC-STAMP domain-containing protein 2 isoform X1, with product MRAGRKERQIVNDITVQVERDGDTQTFRGVPHRSADRSHLSRARKVRAHLVEAGWSLVAFVSGLVLASLYGLIALLLQNQPIWLCVYTTVVLAGLVGFGMGLSAGVRVSVLVMLPSMCSAHGRNFLLLLFVSVLLSGPINNTLENTKRAASSLLCGAELAANQTQELMQKAATPLFSVLDKVRQISSNAYAVAGRVQNFINALADSVRHVARTLRNVLHFLVDIGDICNEKLGAPYRKCRDVFAEARSDCSDLLGEFNFLCDIIDGFLPLCNLARAGELFCVIPSYVAAHLKQRLADPTVAAFGKMMAEFDFNISASVKLDLDANSSRSLQQVSQDIMREISSDLQLFQRLSEPLTYVCLVLLAVTFLRAVCYRRRYLSELDFDNVYINAQFKELDQQLTSGGGASVLPLTRREAKIYVTPCSFQLSSRERHGVLVGVTSVFRHLLIGSLLVALDFLVFWILDQVHHQVKGDVVARAPVSVVVQVEGTGYASDIYRDLVASFNILQGGNITVISRKCLMEPSEPNYVTCFILGFLLGLALLVSLTGGLMKRCRRLICASYHPERELERIHFLHQQILDQRRAVGRALRRSAARNQADQEEGGGRSCLQTLLMWLPGGAHLSHLLPPTVPCLACGEVLRPKDEETVTCDVPRCSGVYCRSCFHSLGNTCVVCMRPLTFQEDSEEELDSSDDEPLSLWSAALNSTRIIDCCARRLMKRRISTATRCRPKGRPNGDEDQSDSSVHSDSELSEADMTYQDRPGSDESDSDASFHSIGSGDFSPQNQTLHTVCVHSPASS